The genomic region CGCAGATGAAACTGACATCAGCATCAAGGACAAAGAGTTGAGCCATAGAGCTCGCAAGTGAAATTTTTAAATTCCGGATGCTTTTTCAACTCAAAAAAGAATAAAAATTAATGTCTAACTAAAAATATGTTCAAGTGAAAGGAATAAGGAAACGTTACGATCTGCCTATTCTGCATTTATGTCAGGTATGGCCCATTGTTATGAGGCTACATTCATAGCTGCAGCCATACTTGAGCAAAATGACTTTCCTCCTCTTGTGATCAGTTTCGAAAGTCAGGATGGCCTCGGGCATGTTGTTTTTATTTTTAAACAAAAGGGCCGGTGGGGAGCTGTTGCCCGTTCCAGGGACGAAGGATTGCATGGACGTAAGCCGGTATTTCGTTCTGTGCGCGACCTCGTTTGGAGTTATTACGATCCATATATAGATAATACCGGGAAAATAACTGAGTACAGGGTCGTTCATTTGGATGATACAAAGGTGAATTGGCGTTCCGCTCCCGGCAATGTATGGAAGGCCGAAAAATACATGGTGGGATTAAAGCACATACCCCTGAGATCATCTCCTTTGAGGTACAAAAAAGTGTTTGCCAGGTTTAAAAAATACGGGCATCCGTCAAGAAAAGATTATTGGTGGTGACCGGCCCCTCTGGCTGTTTTTTTGTCGGATGTATTCTTTTTGCAATACGCTCAAATCCCATATTGTCAGAAAAAAATTCTGTGCAAGTAAAAACCGGATTTTCTCAAAGAATTTTTTAATGTTTTTTTAACAAAGCCTGTATTTCAATGTGGACGGGCTGTACGGGCTAATTGCCTGATACACTAACAGCTCCGTGTTTAAAACTTTGAGCAAATGTTAATTTAAAATACTTGCCTGCTCTTAAAATTTTCCAAACATTTGCCTACCGAATTTTACAATCGTCGTCCTTATGTGGAAGTTAATCGTGAAACAGATGTTTTACAGGGAGATTGTCGGCTTTGGTTTAGAGGTGAGATATAAATAAAACGATATAAAAACCTATTAAGAAATTTAAATTTATGGTAGAACCAATTTTACAGGAAAACAAAGAACGATTCGTACTGTTTCCTATCAAGCATAAAGACATATGGGAAATGTACAAAAAATGCGAACAAAGTTTTTGGACTGCGGAGGAAATTGACCTCTCGCCGGATCTGGCCGACTGGACCAACAAGTTAAATGACGATGAGCGCCATTTCATTAAACATGTATTGGCATTTTTCGCTGCCAGCGATGGCATAGTGAATGAGAACCTTGCAGTTAATTTCATGAATGAGGTACAATACCCCGAAGCACGCTGCTTTTATGGTTACCAGATCATGATGGAGAATATCCATTCCGAAACCTATTCGTTGTTAATTGATACATACATTAAAGAGCCTGCAGAACGCCATAAATTGTTCAACGCCATGGAGACTGTTCCGTGTGTGGGTAAAAAGGCTGAGTGGGCCCTGCGCTGGATATCAAACGGATCGTTTGCCGAGCGTCTTGTTGCTTTCGCCGCTGTTGAAGGTATTTTCTTTTCCGGCAGCTTTTGCTCTATTTTCTGGTTAAAGAAGCGCGGATTAATGCCGGGATTAAGCTTCTCTAATGAACTCATTTCCCGCGATGAAGGTATGCACTGTGACTTCGCTTGTCTTCTATACGATCAGTTGGTCTCCAAACTTCCCGAAACACAGGTAAAGGCCATTATTATGAATGCCGTTGAAATTGAAAAGGAATTTGTGACCGATGCTATTCCCGTTCGCCTGATCGGGATGAACGCCGAAATGATGTGCCAGTACATTGAGTTTGTAGCCGACCGCCTGTTAATGGCACTTGGTTACAGCAAGGTGTATAATGCCACCAATCCTTTCGATTTCATGGAACTTATTTCACTGCAGGGAAAAACAAACTTCTTTGAAAAGCGCGTGGGTGAATATAAGAAAGCCAGTGTGGGTGTGGGGAAGGGTGATAATGTCTTCAAACTCGATGAGGATTTTTAACTATGCATTGTTAATTACTTGACCGGTCAGCGGGTAAAACTCCTGTAAAGTCACCTTAATTTAGAATCACAAACTCCCAAAAACAAATTTTATGTTCGTAGTAAAAAGAGACGGTAAGCGCGAGTCGGTAAAGTTCGACAAGATAACAGCGCGTGTTCAGAAATTATCGTACGGCCTGGAGCCAATACATGTTGATCCTGCGCAGGTAGCCATGAAGGTGATCGAGGGTCTTTATGATGGCGTTACCACCAGCGAACTTGATAACCTTGCCGCTGAGATCGCTGCATCATTGACTACGAAACATCCCGATTATGCTTTGCTTGCATCACGCATAGCCGTGTCTAACCTGCACAAGAATACAGAGAAATCATTCTCCAAAACCATGGAGAAGTTATATAACTACGTTGATAAGAAAACAGGCTTTAAAGCTCCTCTTATTGCCGAGGATGTTCATGAGATCATTCAGAAGAATGCGGAAATACTTGACTCCACTATTATTTACGACAGGGATTTCGGGTATGATTATTTCGGTTTTAAAACAGTTGAAAGAAGCTATCTTTTAAAAATTGACGGACGTGTGGCTGAGCGTCCGCAGCACATGCTGATGCGTGTATCTATTGGAATTCATAAAGACGATATTGACGCGGCTATTGAAACCTACAACCTGATGAGTGAGCGCTGGTTCACACACGCTACCCCAACATTATTTAATGCCGGTACTCCAAAGCCCCAGATGTCATCGTGTTTCCTGCTTACAACGAAAGACGATAGTATTGACGGAATTTATGACACACTTAAAAACTGCGCCAAGATTTCACAATCAGCAGGAGGTATAGGATTGAGCATTCACAATATACGTGCAACAGGTTCATACATACGCGGCACGAACGGAACATCTAACGGTATTATACCAATGTTACGTGTGTTTAACGACACCGCCCGTTATGTTGATCAGGGCGGAGGTAAACGTAAGGGAAGTTTCGCGATATACCTTGAGCCATGGCATGCTGATATTTTCGAGTTCCTTGATCTGAGAAAAAATAATGGCAAGGATGAAATGCGCGCACGCGATCTGTTCACCGCTTTGTGGATATCTGACCTTTTTATGAAACGTGTGAAGGCCAATGAAGACTGGTCTTTGTTCTGTCCTAATGAAGCGCCCGGCCTGGCCGATTGCCATAGTGAAGAGTTTGAAAAATTATATACCCGTTACGAACAGGAGGGACGTGCCCGCAAAACAATAAAGGCTCAGGAGCTTTGGTTTAAAGTACTTGAGTCGCAGGTGGAAACAGGTAACCCGTATATGTTGTACAAAGATGCCTGCAACTCCAAATCAAATCAAAAAAACCTGGGCACGATCAAGTCGTCTAACCTTTGCACAGAAATAGTAGAATATACTTCCGCCGATGAGATCGCGGTATGTAACCTGGCTTCCATTGCATTACCGCGTTTTGTTGAGAACGGGAAATTCGATCACCAGAAATTATTTGAAGTTACTTATGTTGCCACGCACAACCTGAATAAAATAATTGACCGCAATTATTACCCGGTCCCTGAGGCCCGCAACAGCAATATGCGCCATCGTCCTATCGGACTAGGCGTTCAGGGTCTGGCCGACGCGTTCATTTTATTGCGCATGGCATTTGATTCGGAAGAAGCGATACAACTGAACAAAGAAATATTTGAAACGATTTATTATGCCGCTATGACGGCATCAAAAGATTTATCTAAAGTATATGGTCCTTATGAAAGTTTTCCCGGCTCGCCTACTTCACAGGGGATATTTCAGTTTGATATGTGGGGTGTTACACCAACCGGACGTTGGGAGTGGGATGTGTTACGCGAGGAAGTGAAAAAGCATGGCGTACGCAATTCATTGCTGGTTGCACCAATGCCAACCGCATCCACATCGCAGATATTAGGTAATAACGAATGTTTTGAGCCCTATACATCCAATATTTATACCCGGCGCGTTCTTTCCGGTGAATTTGTTATCGTGAACAAGCACCTGCTGAAAGACCTTGTAAAACTTGGTATCTGGAACGACCGCCTGAAAAGCAAGATCATCGCGGCGAACGGATCTGTTCAGAATATAGATGAGGTGCCGCAGAATATAAAAGACCTTTACAAAACAGTTTGGGAAATAAAAATGAAGACGATCATAGATATGGCTGCCGACCGCGGCGCATATATATGCCAAAGTCAGTCGCTCAATTTATTCATACAGGAGCCGAACTTTGCCAAATTGACCTCTATGCATTTTTATGCATGGGAAAAGGGTTTAAAGACCGGCATGTATTACCTGCGAACCAAGGCCGCTGTTGATGCGATTAAGTTCACTATTGACGCGAGTGTACTTAAAGACGAAGCAAACAGGGTTGCTGCTGCCGAAAAGCAAATTCTGGGCAACGAAGATATATTGATCGAGCAACGCAAAGCTGAAATGAGCTGCTCGCTCGATAACCCGGACGCCTGCGAAGCGTGCGGAAGTTAAAAAAAACAGCAAACCAAACCCTTCAAAGGCTTTCGGAGAGATCCGAAGGCCTTTGTTGGCTATCAACCAAAAGCTACTTTGGTTTGCTAAATTCCCGGTTTATTTTATGAAATTCCTAACATCATCTCAGGGTTTCATAGTTTTTCGAATATTAAAGTCAGCCACCAAACGCTTACCACCTTTGTACTATTGTATTTTACCGGAAAAATATATTTCTGTTAAAACATGTTAAACACAGTAATAGTAATGCATGAAGATGCGTTATAGACTATAATAAAAATAACGAAAACAGTTTGCAATGCTCCCGGAGAATAGATCATTTGTTACAACCCCCTCAGGAATGTGGTACAACCGGAACCGGGTATACACAACTCCTCCAGGAATATGGCACAACCGGAACCGGATATACACAACTCCCACAGGAATGTGGTACAACCGGAGCCGGGTATACACAACTCCCACAGGAATATGGCACAACCGGATCCGGGTATACACAAACCCTCCAGGAATGCGGCACAACCGGAACCGGGTATACACAACTCCCACAGGAATGTGGCACAACCGGAACCGGATATACACAAACCCTACAGGAATGCGGCACAACCGGAACCGGGTATACACAACTCCCACAGGAGTATGGCATAACCATAATAAAATCAACCAAACAATTAACTAATGAGATAAAACTACCTGAGTATAAACAATAATGTTTAACCCGCTCTCCTGTAAACAGGAGGGCACAAAACCAAAAACCATGAAAAAGGTAGTTTTGAAACTGAAAGAACGCTCCGTGCCGAACAAAATTGATTTCGCGCGCAGTGTAGTGTTGCAAATGACCGGTAATCCGAATTTTACAACACCCAACCCTGCTCTTGCAAGTATTACAACAGCAGCAAATGACGTAGACGCGGCTTATGTAAAAGCCCTGAATGGAGGGCCACAGGACACAGCCGATATGCGTAACAAAGAAGCTGTCCTCGATCAGCTTTTGATGGCCGAAGGCTATTATGTTGAAATTATAGCCAACGAGATTCCCGCTACCGCGGAGGCTACAATACTTAGCGCGGGCATGAGTGTGAAACAAACAGGAAGCATAAACATTTCCATGCTATCGGTAACGCAGGGCAGCGTACCCGGCAGCGTGAAGCTTAGGCGAAAAGCTGAAGGCAGGGGTGTTGTGTACAAATGGCAAATGTCGGACGACCCGTTTTCGAACGCCAGCTGGAAAGACGCAGGCGAAGGCAGCCTGGCCAGTTTTGAAATCGTAGGGCTAAGGCCCGTTACGCGCTACTGGTTTCGTGTAGCAGTAATCGATGGCAATGTGCAGGGCGAGTTTTCCGACCCGGTTACGTTTGTGGTGTCGTAAGTAAAGTTGACCGCAACAGTGGCTCTGTTTATACCCGGCTGCGTGCAAAGCAAACCGGTCGGTGCCGACGGCACAAGTGGCATAAAACAAAAACCCCTCCGTTTTTGGGAGGGATTTTTGTTTTGGCTCTAACTTTTTTAATTGTATTGCCAATACAATTGCTAATCTGGTTTAACCTGAATAAGTTCTCACATATCAACTTTTCAACACTTTTGCAATCTTATTAAGTGTTTTTAATAAAGGCTGCATATCATCGGTACACTAACGTGAATGGTTGTAGGGTTCTTCCTCAAGCCTTTCCCTATTTGATTCGCCCTTTTGAAGAACTCTTTTTGTAATCAATAAGTTCAATTATTCGTTTCTGAAGGGCGATAATCTCCTTTTCTTTTTCCGCAATTACTTTCATTAGCTTTTGATTTTCGGTCAACAGATCATTTTTATTTTTCCCTATCGCAACTAATTCAGAAGGTGAAATGCCAAACACTTTTGCAATTTGGATTATTCTTTTAAATGGCATATTGTTAATATTCCTTTCGATGCGGGAATAGGTAGGCAATGAAACATCAAGTTTATCTGCCATATCCTCCTGGCTCCATCCCTTTTGATTTCGATAATACCTTATGTTATCTCCAATAGTTTTCATTTCTTGATAAAACTACTGGGTGTTATTGACGTTTATAAAATCATATATTGATGTTTATTTTTCATAAAGTGATGTGTTTTATGTAAATTATGTATTATTTCTCGAAAAGTTATCAACAGGCAAGATCGTTATTTACATGGCCTGAAGGTCAATATTATCAATATGTTCAAGCTATATTGCGAATTTTACTTAGTTATTTTTACGTATTAATACATGGCAGTTATTAACAGGTGGGGAGCATCGCGATTTTTGTAATTTAAAATTATTTAATCGTCCTTCGCTGTTGAATACAAAAAGATTAATCTATTTCTCAATAACATTAAACTTTTTATTATGAAAAAAATTACCATCTTCTTATCCTCGTCTCTACTTGTGGTTACCTATTTCGCCCAAATAAAGTTGATCCATCGTGTAGCATTGGGATAGGGAGCACTACTGCTCCGGGTGCTAACACCATAAATTTCACCACCAACTCAACGGAGAGAATGCGAATTAACTCCAGCGGAAATGTAGGTATTGGATTAAGTCCATCATTCAGACTTGATATTGGAAGTGCAGGAGGCACAACAGGGACTGGTTTTCATATGATAAATACATCGGCACTTGCCGTAAATAATAAAATATTTCAAACATATACGTTCAATTCCGGTGAGCATGGACAATTTGGAATGATTGAAATGTCAACTTCTAATTATGGTTTATCGGATTTTTACTGGAACACATGGGATGGTTCTAGTTTTCTTGAGCGGATGCGCCTTACCTATAATGGGAAGGTCGGCATCGGCACTTCAAGTCCAGTCTCTGATCTGAATGTTTATAGAAATGTTAATGGAGCGTTGGAAATAACAGCAAGTAATCCGAATACAACCGCAAGCGGATCAGCATATGCCGGATTTATAGCAAAAAATTCTTCAAAATCATTATCTATGTTTATTGAAGGAACGAATGTGGTTAGCGGAGGACTATATGCCGCAGATGCTGGAATATTAACCTGTGATGGTACATATGGTATTTCGCTATTTTCTTCTTCATCAAATTCAAATGCAACATTACGCTTCGGAACAAATGGGAATGAAACTGCAAGATTTGATATTAATGGAAATTATGGGATTGGAATTACAAACCCAACATATAAACTACAGGTAAACGGTCAGCCTGCTGCAAATGGGTATACACAATTTACTAATTATAGCGATGCTCGCTTGAAGACAAACGTGGCAGCAGTTGATAGCAGTCTTGCAAAAATAATGAAGCTACGCCCAGTTCAATTTAATTTTAATAGTACATATCTGGATATTTATAAGGATAGCACTAGTCTTAATATATTGCAAAAAGGATTTGTTGCTCAAGAAGTAAAAGTAATTTTTCCGGAGATGGTGGGCACTTGCAATATAAAAGGTACGGAATACTTTGATCTGAATTTAAGTAATCTTCAAGTTTATTTGGTAAAAGCAATGCAGGAACAACAAAAGATGATACAAGCACAAGATTCTACAATCGCAGCGCAAAGCTCAAGAATTAATGATCTCCAAATACAAATTACAAATTGTTGTAATAAACCTCAGGGTTTGAAAACAAGCAGCAGCAGTAATAACTCTTTAGGATCTCCAAACAAAATTATCGGATCAGACTTAAATAATGTTGATTCGAATACTTTTTCGGATGGCAGTAGCCCAATGCTTTTTCAAAATATTCCAAACCCTTTCAGTCGGCAAACAAATATTCAATATTTTATTCCAACTAAAACACAAAACGCAACTATTATGGTGTTTGACTTACAGGGCAAACTGATTAAGACAATAACTGTAACAAATTTTGGTAACGGTTCAGTAACAATAAGCGGAAATGAACTAAGCGCTGGTATGTTTGTTTACTCATTAATAATTGATGGGAAAGAAATTGATACGAAAAGAATGATATTAACAGAATAAAATACTGAACCTAAAAAATGAACAATGAATAAATTATTTCTAATATCTTTTATATTATTTGCATCGTTTCTGTTTTGCTATGGGCAAATACCTGTAAACGACCCTGCATGGACCTTACAATCTTCTGTTTCAGATGATTTTACCGGGACATCACTGAATGCCTCTAAATGGACTAAGGTCGGTGACAGTATACCTGGCCATGGTTTGGAAATGATGTATTATAGGAATGTAACTGTTGCAGGAGGCAGGCTGAAAATAAAGGCGGATACTTTACTGTGGAATGCTCCTTATACTGGTGGAGCATACACCCCTTACCACTATCAGAGTGGTGAAATAATTTCACAAAGTACCTACAAATATGGGTATATAGAAATTAACGCTAAGTTCCCTACAGGAAATAAATTGTATTGGCCGGCATTTTGGTATTGGAATAGCTATTGCGCCGGGAATGGATGGTATGAAGAAGTAGACATTTGCGAAAATGGTGAGACTGAGTCATTTGATCAACATTCTATGGGCACTAATTTTCATATACAATATACCCCTAATTGTGGTACCGATCTTACCAGGGGTGTTTCAATTACAGGGCTGCCGCAATTGAATCAGGCATATCACAAATATGCCTTACAATGGAATCCTGGAGGAGTATATTTTTATTTTGACGATTCTTTGGTGAGACCCCCAAATCCAAGTCTTGATCCTCCCGTTCCTTCTCATGCACTTATGGTAGATCTTGACTTTTATGTTAATCCATGGGTTAGTCCTCGACCAGCCTTTACTTCAGACAGTTTAGTAGTTGATTATGTACGTTATTATACGCTCAACACAGCAGGATGTCTGACAGATAAAACAATATGTACTCCGGCAACGGATTACAGTACTCGCGGAGTTTATAAAACAATTACTGCAGGAGGTGTTTCGTGCACGCCAACATTTAATACCAGTAATCAATACACCTTAAGAGCAACGGATTCTGTTTTACTTGATCAGGGTACTCTTATTAATTCTGATGGATCAGGACAATTTTCTATAATCATAGAGCCTTGTTCCAATTAAATATAAAAACCTTATCGAAGCATATGCGAATATTAACGTAAAATAACATGATGAGAAAGATAATAATCTTGGGCATAGCTTTTATAGTTATCTGCACCTCCTTCAAAAGTAAAGAGTATGTATTATCTGATTATAGAGATAATTACACCGGCACTTATTTTTGTAATAGTGTATGTAACCAATCAAACTATCAAACAAAAAGACCTGATTTCAAAACAGATACAACCAACATTACGATAAGTAAAGCAGGGCAGGATTCCATTATTATTGTCCATCTTCATGGCAAATCGTTACAAGTAAAATTAAATGGCAGATATTTACAGGCGTTTCCTGGTTCTGGACATTATGGTGGAGAATTTATTTCTGCTGACAGTATTGACTTTAGTTATTCTCAAGGGTTATCGTTGATCTGTAGGTATAAAGGGAGAAAAAAATAATAGCTTTTATGCGTGCATTTTTGTAATTTGTATATCCTGATATTTTCTAACAAACATGAGTAATAAAAAGAAAAATTATTTAATTAAAACGGCATTAGGTCTTTTGTTTTTTATTATTACAATTGTTAGTGTTGGTCAGCCACCTTCTATACAATGGCAAAAGTCATTTGGTGGTACAGGAAGTGATATTGCGAATTCAGTTAAACAGACTAAAGATGGTGGTTATATTGTGGCAGGAGCGACCACTTCTTCAGACGGTGATGTGATCGGATTTCATGGCTCAGTTGATTACTGGATTATTAAAACAGATGCCAGCGGAAATGTGCAATGGCAAAAATGTTTGGGAGGGAGCCGTCCTGAAGGGGCACAGGCAATACAGCAAACTACAGACGGAGGATATATTGTAGCAGGTGCAACTGAATCTGTTAATGGTGATGTTACTGGCCGCACAGATAGCCTTCAATTCGATTGTTGGATAGTAAAATTAGACTCTTTGGGAAATATACA from Bacteroidota bacterium harbors:
- a CDS encoding ribonucleotide-diphosphate reductase subunit beta, encoding MVEPILQENKERFVLFPIKHKDIWEMYKKCEQSFWTAEEIDLSPDLADWTNKLNDDERHFIKHVLAFFAASDGIVNENLAVNFMNEVQYPEARCFYGYQIMMENIHSETYSLLIDTYIKEPAERHKLFNAMETVPCVGKKAEWALRWISNGSFAERLVAFAAVEGIFFSGSFCSIFWLKKRGLMPGLSFSNELISRDEGMHCDFACLLYDQLVSKLPETQVKAIIMNAVEIEKEFVTDAIPVRLIGMNAEMMCQYIEFVADRLLMALGYSKVYNATNPFDFMELISLQGKTNFFEKRVGEYKKASVGVGKGDNVFKLDEDF
- a CDS encoding ribonucleoside-diphosphate reductase subunit alpha, with amino-acid sequence MFVVKRDGKRESVKFDKITARVQKLSYGLEPIHVDPAQVAMKVIEGLYDGVTTSELDNLAAEIAASLTTKHPDYALLASRIAVSNLHKNTEKSFSKTMEKLYNYVDKKTGFKAPLIAEDVHEIIQKNAEILDSTIIYDRDFGYDYFGFKTVERSYLLKIDGRVAERPQHMLMRVSIGIHKDDIDAAIETYNLMSERWFTHATPTLFNAGTPKPQMSSCFLLTTKDDSIDGIYDTLKNCAKISQSAGGIGLSIHNIRATGSYIRGTNGTSNGIIPMLRVFNDTARYVDQGGGKRKGSFAIYLEPWHADIFEFLDLRKNNGKDEMRARDLFTALWISDLFMKRVKANEDWSLFCPNEAPGLADCHSEEFEKLYTRYEQEGRARKTIKAQELWFKVLESQVETGNPYMLYKDACNSKSNQKNLGTIKSSNLCTEIVEYTSADEIAVCNLASIALPRFVENGKFDHQKLFEVTYVATHNLNKIIDRNYYPVPEARNSNMRHRPIGLGVQGLADAFILLRMAFDSEEAIQLNKEIFETIYYAAMTASKDLSKVYGPYESFPGSPTSQGIFQFDMWGVTPTGRWEWDVLREEVKKHGVRNSLLVAPMPTASTSQILGNNECFEPYTSNIYTRRVLSGEFVIVNKHLLKDLVKLGIWNDRLKSKIIAANGSVQNIDEVPQNIKDLYKTVWEIKMKTIIDMAADRGAYICQSQSLNLFIQEPNFAKLTSMHFYAWEKGLKTGMYYLRTKAAVDAIKFTIDASVLKDEANRVAAAEKQILGNEDILIEQRKAEMSCSLDNPDACEACGS
- a CDS encoding tail fiber domain-containing protein, whose product is MRINSSGNVGIGLSPSFRLDIGSAGGTTGTGFHMINTSALAVNNKIFQTYTFNSGEHGQFGMIEMSTSNYGLSDFYWNTWDGSSFLERMRLTYNGKVGIGTSSPVSDLNVYRNVNGALEITASNPNTTASGSAYAGFIAKNSSKSLSMFIEGTNVVSGGLYAADAGILTCDGTYGISLFSSSSNSNATLRFGTNGNETARFDINGNYGIGITNPTYKLQVNGQPAANGYTQFTNYSDARLKTNVAAVDSSLAKIMKLRPVQFNFNSTYLDIYKDSTSLNILQKGFVAQEVKVIFPEMVGTCNIKGTEYFDLNLSNLQVYLVKAMQEQQKMIQAQDSTIAAQSSRINDLQIQITNCCNKPQGLKTSSSSNNSLGSPNKIIGSDLNNVDSNTFSDGSSPMLFQNIPNPFSRQTNIQYFIPTKTQNATIMVFDLQGKLIKTITVTNFGNGSVTISGNELSAGMFVYSLIIDGKEIDTKRMILTE
- a CDS encoding fibronectin type III domain-containing protein, producing the protein MKKVVLKLKERSVPNKIDFARSVVLQMTGNPNFTTPNPALASITTAANDVDAAYVKALNGGPQDTADMRNKEAVLDQLLMAEGYYVEIIANEIPATAEATILSAGMSVKQTGSINISMLSVTQGSVPGSVKLRRKAEGRGVVYKWQMSDDPFSNASWKDAGEGSLASFEIVGLRPVTRYWFRVAVIDGNVQGEFSDPVTFVVS
- a CDS encoding glycoside hydrolase family 16 protein, with protein sequence MNKLFLISFILFASFLFCYGQIPVNDPAWTLQSSVSDDFTGTSLNASKWTKVGDSIPGHGLEMMYYRNVTVAGGRLKIKADTLLWNAPYTGGAYTPYHYQSGEIISQSTYKYGYIEINAKFPTGNKLYWPAFWYWNSYCAGNGWYEEVDICENGETESFDQHSMGTNFHIQYTPNCGTDLTRGVSITGLPQLNQAYHKYALQWNPGGVYFYFDDSLVRPPNPSLDPPVPSHALMVDLDFYVNPWVSPRPAFTSDSLVVDYVRYYTLNTAGCLTDKTICTPATDYSTRGVYKTITAGGVSCTPTFNTSNQYTLRATDSVLLDQGTLINSDGSGQFSIIIEPCSN
- a CDS encoding helix-turn-helix transcriptional regulator, with product MKTIGDNIRYYRNQKGWSQEDMADKLDVSLPTYSRIERNINNMPFKRIIQIAKVFGISPSELVAIGKNKNDLLTENQKLMKVIAEKEKEIIALQKRIIELIDYKKSSSKGRIK